The following coding sequences lie in one Alloacidobacterium dinghuense genomic window:
- a CDS encoding c-type cytochrome, whose product MKFLLGLILGLLILPACVFFYFRFGSPPVAVLDLPFPLEREIVRTPLGARIEREMPKTPPMSASETNMLIGVHIYRENCAACHGLYGRPTPYADHMYPNAPQLWQPHGSGVVGVSDDPPGETYWKVKNGIRLTGMPSFKGVLNETQMWQVTLLLANADKPLPNGVLDLLKQPLNFDPPAAQALPPVPETK is encoded by the coding sequence ATGAAATTCTTACTCGGGCTGATTCTGGGGCTGCTGATTCTTCCCGCCTGCGTTTTTTTCTACTTTCGCTTCGGAAGTCCTCCGGTTGCTGTACTCGATCTGCCATTTCCGCTGGAGAGGGAAATTGTGCGCACTCCGCTGGGCGCTCGCATTGAGCGTGAAATGCCGAAGACGCCGCCGATGTCGGCCAGCGAGACCAATATGCTCATCGGCGTGCACATTTACCGCGAGAATTGTGCCGCCTGTCATGGGCTTTATGGACGCCCCACGCCGTATGCCGATCATATGTATCCCAATGCCCCGCAGCTGTGGCAACCGCATGGGAGCGGAGTTGTAGGCGTGAGCGATGATCCTCCCGGGGAGACTTACTGGAAGGTCAAAAACGGCATTCGGCTTACAGGGATGCCGTCGTTTAAAGGGGTATTGAACGAGACGCAGATGTGGCAGGTCACGCTGCTGCTGGCGAATGCAGACAAGCCGCTTCCCAATGGCGTGCTCGATCTGCTGAAGCAACCGTTGAATTTCGACCCCCCCGCCGCCCAGGCGCTTCCACCTGTTCCGGAGACAAAATAA